A window of Leishmania major strain Friedlin complete genome, chromosome 27 genomic DNA:
AAGTAGCCCTCGTTCACGCGCAGATGGCGGtaccgccgccacagcgcaACGCTGTCGCCTCCGATGCCCTTGTAGTAGTCGTCGCCGGAGAGCAACATCAGGAATACAAAATCGATGCGGTAGGAAGGGAGCAGCTCAGCTGGCAGTGGGGGGTTCGGCACGGCCTGGGACCAGTGGTTCATCAGCTCCCGAAGAGACGTGAGGCTGAGGTCAAATGGGTCGATCAGGGTGTAGTACGAGTACGGGACAGCCACCATGGCAACCAGGATGAGGTCCGAGTCGTTGCCCACCATCGTCACGACATCGTCTTGGCTGTAGCTGCCATCGGCAACTGTCTCTGCCCAGAGCCTGCGTAGGAGCGCAGATATCTTcacctcaccctcccccGGCTCGCAGCACCCGCTTACGATCAGCTTAGCCCAAGAGTAGTGTGCcttgcgctgctgaaggTATGTTGTGATGTACTCCTCGCAGGCGAGCACGAACTCTGCCCCGCAGAGGATCTCCtcacggtgcagcggcacttCGCCCAGCACAGGGTCGCACGTGTACCACGGCGAAACACGGATGCTGCCGTTTCCGCTGCCCTTCGAGGAGGCGACTGTTTTGGCGGGACGGGGCGGGTGCACAGAAAGGGAGTTGCGACGCTCCTTTTGCGTCTTTAGCTTCGCAATCGGCGCCACGCCGTCGTAAACAAGCACCAACGTGTCGCGGGCTCGCACACGCGTGAGCAGCTCATCCATCTTTGCTaccaccgcgcgcagcgtcgctgcAGTTGTCGGCCTCGTGGAGTCGTATGCCATGTGCAGCACGGCATTCATGTCCACCAGAAGATGGCGCGGGTTCACCGCGTAGCAGTCTGCGCGCGCATTTTTGTTGGGAAATGCATACTGGATGCTGTGGTGCTCCACATAGCTCCAAAGCCCCTTGACACCCATGCTACGCTATTAGCATCAGCCTCGCCTTTCTTCGATGGCGATGGCTCAAGCTCGTGAGATGTTCGACGAGGGTTTAAAACGTGGATCGGCTGCAGTCCACGATGAGGAAAAAACAATGGAACGAGAGGGAGACGTTATGCAACAGCGAGAGGCCCTCGCCAACGGAGAcacacagcggcgacgcgaACGCGGGGAGCCGCTGCACTCGCGATTTGCACGCCGATCAGCTCTGCTGATGGTG
This region includes:
- a CDS encoding conserved hypothetical protein (previous protein_id=AAZ09840.1), which translates into the protein MGVKGLWSYVEHHSIQYAFPNKNARADCYAVNPRHLLVDMNAVLHMAYDSTRPTTAATLRAVVAKMDELLTRVRARDTLVLVYDGVAPIAKLKTQKERRNSLSVHPPRPAKTVASSKGSGNGSIRVSPWYTCDPVLGEVPLHREEILCGAEFVLACEEYITTYLQQRKAHYSWAKLIVSGCCEPGEGEVKISALLRRLWAETVADGSYSQDDVVTMVGNDSDLILVAMVAVPYSYYTLIDPFDLSLTSLRELMNHWSQAVPNPPLPAELLPSYRIDFVFLMLLSGDDYYKGIGGDSVALWRRYRHLRVNEGYFRRALISGRHLELDVEFLRAVLTRSGSMATQLLRVPRNKRKTAKVLLRGGGGGGGGGAKEGTQLLAAALWSLRSYVFGRCPDYGFFPHQEGLPSVGSLRAAAHARGLSRKVDSGAAEGAANAETADTGKVEEVTRPVGPVFAPLEQCIAVLGIRGRFSAELARAIRASTKDDGHRLTTSTSIGLLTENVKSVMASVDTTQLTEAERRLSHCPTAGAEDEDAGAFMRLAAILSRKAAPAAVEGAKRPNQSDEAHQVRTEYSDGEDDEDDEAAAA